TGAGTCCGCTTGTAGGGGATATAGCCGCACAACCTGACAGACTCAAACTTAGGATAAGCAGCACACTGATTACAATTCTCTTCAACATTGACTACCCCTTAGGCCTCCTTTGCGGGCAAGCTTGTTTCCATCTTGAGACAGTTCAAGCCATTAATCTGCAAGCGATATTCCACCCGATCCATTAAGCGATTTAGGATCAACCAACCATAGCCGCTCTCCTGCTTATCCTCAGGATCAGGAGGCAGATAGGTTGACAGGTCATACCCTTGTCCATGATCCCATACTTCTAGAGCAATATCGCGATCTTTCAGTTCTAAGCGCAGCAAAATCGGGAGGTTTGGTTTGTCCCGATGAGCATGGCGTACCACATTGGAATAAGCTTCTGCTAGGACTAAGCGCAAGCGGTTGGACTGACGC
The nucleotide sequence above comes from Cyanobacteriota bacterium. Encoded proteins:
- a CDS encoding ATP-binding protein, whose protein sequence is MRTELHVPSELKFLTIVENWLLGSLEVELADCVDWPRQSNRLRLVLAEAYSNVVRHAHRDKPNLPILLRLELKDRDIALEVWDHGQGYDLSTYLPPDPEDKQESGYGWLILNRLMDRVEYRLQINGLNCLKMETSLPAKEA